A genomic segment from Odontesthes bonariensis isolate fOdoBon6 chromosome 8, fOdoBon6.hap1, whole genome shotgun sequence encodes:
- the tulp3 gene encoding tubby-related protein 3 isoform X3 has protein sequence MSYYSIRPSSSASFSSTSTSSGIEDDSASLMQQKLEKQRALLEQKQRRKRQEPLMVQPNTEARPRRSRTRRGEEQAPLVESHLSVTNDVIMDGIDGPAAFLGSDTPDLGMKIQILSVSQSRPQSPKSHCKPQSQPQSPAADESERDGDTETLLEPKTNIHEMLQKQGLCGSMNFDEVSEHEEDVEEERTRSQSSHTDTTRPASAASGKDIPEVVIPGSPTAESLLADIANLEEFVLRPAPQGVTVKCRISRDKKGMDRGLYPTYFMHMEREDGKRVFLLAGRKRKKSKTSNYLISVDATDLSREGESFIGKLRSNLMGTKFTVYNRGTNPCKNPGTLLEESDTRQELAAICYETNVLGFKGPRKMTVIIPSMSMNFERVPVRPPNDQESLLNRWQNHSLENLIELHNKAPVWNDDTQSYVLNFHGRVTQASVKNFQIVHDNDPDYIVMQFGRVAEDIFTLDYNYPMCALQAFAIGLSSFDSKLACE, from the exons AGAGCACTGCTGGAacagaagcagaggaggaaacGTCAGGAACCCCTGATGGTCCAACCCAACACAGAGGCTCGGCCCCGCCGATCCAGGACACGACGTGGTGAGGAACAGGCCCCACTGGTGGAGTCTCATCTCAGCGTCACCAACGATGTCATCATGGATG GTATTGATGGCCCAGCTGCTTTCCTGGGCTCAGACACCCCTGATCTGGGAATGAAAATCCAAATCCTGTCAGTGAGCCAATCCCGGCCTCAGTCCCCCAAGTCTCATTGCAAGCCTCAGTCTCAGCCCCAGTCGCCCGCTGCCGATGAGAGCGAGAGAGACGGAGACACAGAGACCCTGCTCGAGCCCAAGACAAACATCCACGAGATGTTGCAGAAACAAG GTCTGTGTGGAAGTATGAACTTTGATGAAGTCAGTGAGCACGAGGAAGATGTGGAGGAAGAACGGACACGCTCTCAGTCctctcacacagacacaaccaggCCTGCTTCAGCTGCTAGTGGCAAGGACATTCCA GAGGTGGTTATCCCTGGATCACCCACAGCAGAAAGCCTACTAGCAGATATTGCTAATCTGGAGGAGTTTGTGTTGCGCCCTGCACCCCAAGGTGTCACTGTGAAATGTCGCATCAGCCGAGATAAGAAGGGGATGGACCGCGGCCTCTACCCCACCTACTTCATGCATATGGAAAGAGAGGATGGCAAGAGG GTGTTCTTGCTGGcaggaagaaagagaaagaagagtAAAACCTCCAACTACCTTATTTCAGTGGATGCCACCGATCTGTCGAGGGAGGGAGAGAGCTTTATAGGTAAACTAAG GTCCAACCTCATGGGCACCAAATTCACAGTGTACAACCGTGGCACCAATCCCTGCAAAAATCCTGGGACTCTGCTGGAAGAAAGCGACACACGGCAGGAGCTGGCTGCCATCTGCTAT GAAACCAACGTGCTGGGGTTTAAAGGACCACGTAAAATGACTGTAATCATCCCCAGCATGAGCATGAACTTTGAGAGAGTCCCTGTAAGGCCTCCAAAT GATCAGGAGAGCCTCCTGAACAGGTGGCAGAATCACTCACTGGAGAACCTGATTGAGCTGCACAACAAGGCCCCGGTGTGGAACGACGACACCCAGTCCTACGTGCTGAATTTCCACGGCCGCGTAACACAAGCGTCTGTGAAAAACTTTCAAATAGTTCACGACAATGACC CCGACTACATTGTCATGCAGTTCGGTCGAGTGGCTGAAGACATCTTCACGCTGGACTACAACTATCCCATGTGCGCTCTTCAGGCCTTTGCCATCGGCCTGTCGAGCTTTGACAGCAAGTTGGCCTGTGAGTAG
- the tulp3 gene encoding tubby-related protein 3 isoform X1, with amino-acid sequence MDTVKSEGSQPVYSRWSYRPSSSASFSSTSTSSGIEDDSASLMQQKLEKQRALLEQKQRRKRQEPLMVQPNTEARPRRSRTRRGEEQAPLVESHLSVTNDVIMDGIDGPAAFLGSDTPDLGMKIQILSVSQSRPQSPKSHCKPQSQPQSPAADESERDGDTETLLEPKTNIHEMLQKQGLCGSMNFDEVSEHEEDVEEERTRSQSSHTDTTRPASAASGKDIPEVVIPGSPTAESLLADIANLEEFVLRPAPQGVTVKCRISRDKKGMDRGLYPTYFMHMEREDGKRVFLLAGRKRKKSKTSNYLISVDATDLSREGESFIGKLRSNLMGTKFTVYNRGTNPCKNPGTLLEESDTRQELAAICYETNVLGFKGPRKMTVIIPSMSMNFERVPVRPPNDQESLLNRWQNHSLENLIELHNKAPVWNDDTQSYVLNFHGRVTQASVKNFQIVHDNDPDYIVMQFGRVAEDIFTLDYNYPMCALQAFAIGLSSFDSKLACE; translated from the exons AGAGCACTGCTGGAacagaagcagaggaggaaacGTCAGGAACCCCTGATGGTCCAACCCAACACAGAGGCTCGGCCCCGCCGATCCAGGACACGACGTGGTGAGGAACAGGCCCCACTGGTGGAGTCTCATCTCAGCGTCACCAACGATGTCATCATGGATG GTATTGATGGCCCAGCTGCTTTCCTGGGCTCAGACACCCCTGATCTGGGAATGAAAATCCAAATCCTGTCAGTGAGCCAATCCCGGCCTCAGTCCCCCAAGTCTCATTGCAAGCCTCAGTCTCAGCCCCAGTCGCCCGCTGCCGATGAGAGCGAGAGAGACGGAGACACAGAGACCCTGCTCGAGCCCAAGACAAACATCCACGAGATGTTGCAGAAACAAG GTCTGTGTGGAAGTATGAACTTTGATGAAGTCAGTGAGCACGAGGAAGATGTGGAGGAAGAACGGACACGCTCTCAGTCctctcacacagacacaaccaggCCTGCTTCAGCTGCTAGTGGCAAGGACATTCCA GAGGTGGTTATCCCTGGATCACCCACAGCAGAAAGCCTACTAGCAGATATTGCTAATCTGGAGGAGTTTGTGTTGCGCCCTGCACCCCAAGGTGTCACTGTGAAATGTCGCATCAGCCGAGATAAGAAGGGGATGGACCGCGGCCTCTACCCCACCTACTTCATGCATATGGAAAGAGAGGATGGCAAGAGG GTGTTCTTGCTGGcaggaagaaagagaaagaagagtAAAACCTCCAACTACCTTATTTCAGTGGATGCCACCGATCTGTCGAGGGAGGGAGAGAGCTTTATAGGTAAACTAAG GTCCAACCTCATGGGCACCAAATTCACAGTGTACAACCGTGGCACCAATCCCTGCAAAAATCCTGGGACTCTGCTGGAAGAAAGCGACACACGGCAGGAGCTGGCTGCCATCTGCTAT GAAACCAACGTGCTGGGGTTTAAAGGACCACGTAAAATGACTGTAATCATCCCCAGCATGAGCATGAACTTTGAGAGAGTCCCTGTAAGGCCTCCAAAT GATCAGGAGAGCCTCCTGAACAGGTGGCAGAATCACTCACTGGAGAACCTGATTGAGCTGCACAACAAGGCCCCGGTGTGGAACGACGACACCCAGTCCTACGTGCTGAATTTCCACGGCCGCGTAACACAAGCGTCTGTGAAAAACTTTCAAATAGTTCACGACAATGACC CCGACTACATTGTCATGCAGTTCGGTCGAGTGGCTGAAGACATCTTCACGCTGGACTACAACTATCCCATGTGCGCTCTTCAGGCCTTTGCCATCGGCCTGTCGAGCTTTGACAGCAAGTTGGCCTGTGAGTAG
- the tulp3 gene encoding tubby-related protein 3 isoform X2: protein MLANHRSPADNIPFHAVVGPSSSASFSSTSTSSGIEDDSASLMQQKLEKQRALLEQKQRRKRQEPLMVQPNTEARPRRSRTRRGEEQAPLVESHLSVTNDVIMDGIDGPAAFLGSDTPDLGMKIQILSVSQSRPQSPKSHCKPQSQPQSPAADESERDGDTETLLEPKTNIHEMLQKQGLCGSMNFDEVSEHEEDVEEERTRSQSSHTDTTRPASAASGKDIPEVVIPGSPTAESLLADIANLEEFVLRPAPQGVTVKCRISRDKKGMDRGLYPTYFMHMEREDGKRVFLLAGRKRKKSKTSNYLISVDATDLSREGESFIGKLRSNLMGTKFTVYNRGTNPCKNPGTLLEESDTRQELAAICYETNVLGFKGPRKMTVIIPSMSMNFERVPVRPPNDQESLLNRWQNHSLENLIELHNKAPVWNDDTQSYVLNFHGRVTQASVKNFQIVHDNDPDYIVMQFGRVAEDIFTLDYNYPMCALQAFAIGLSSFDSKLACE, encoded by the exons AGAGCACTGCTGGAacagaagcagaggaggaaacGTCAGGAACCCCTGATGGTCCAACCCAACACAGAGGCTCGGCCCCGCCGATCCAGGACACGACGTGGTGAGGAACAGGCCCCACTGGTGGAGTCTCATCTCAGCGTCACCAACGATGTCATCATGGATG GTATTGATGGCCCAGCTGCTTTCCTGGGCTCAGACACCCCTGATCTGGGAATGAAAATCCAAATCCTGTCAGTGAGCCAATCCCGGCCTCAGTCCCCCAAGTCTCATTGCAAGCCTCAGTCTCAGCCCCAGTCGCCCGCTGCCGATGAGAGCGAGAGAGACGGAGACACAGAGACCCTGCTCGAGCCCAAGACAAACATCCACGAGATGTTGCAGAAACAAG GTCTGTGTGGAAGTATGAACTTTGATGAAGTCAGTGAGCACGAGGAAGATGTGGAGGAAGAACGGACACGCTCTCAGTCctctcacacagacacaaccaggCCTGCTTCAGCTGCTAGTGGCAAGGACATTCCA GAGGTGGTTATCCCTGGATCACCCACAGCAGAAAGCCTACTAGCAGATATTGCTAATCTGGAGGAGTTTGTGTTGCGCCCTGCACCCCAAGGTGTCACTGTGAAATGTCGCATCAGCCGAGATAAGAAGGGGATGGACCGCGGCCTCTACCCCACCTACTTCATGCATATGGAAAGAGAGGATGGCAAGAGG GTGTTCTTGCTGGcaggaagaaagagaaagaagagtAAAACCTCCAACTACCTTATTTCAGTGGATGCCACCGATCTGTCGAGGGAGGGAGAGAGCTTTATAGGTAAACTAAG GTCCAACCTCATGGGCACCAAATTCACAGTGTACAACCGTGGCACCAATCCCTGCAAAAATCCTGGGACTCTGCTGGAAGAAAGCGACACACGGCAGGAGCTGGCTGCCATCTGCTAT GAAACCAACGTGCTGGGGTTTAAAGGACCACGTAAAATGACTGTAATCATCCCCAGCATGAGCATGAACTTTGAGAGAGTCCCTGTAAGGCCTCCAAAT GATCAGGAGAGCCTCCTGAACAGGTGGCAGAATCACTCACTGGAGAACCTGATTGAGCTGCACAACAAGGCCCCGGTGTGGAACGACGACACCCAGTCCTACGTGCTGAATTTCCACGGCCGCGTAACACAAGCGTCTGTGAAAAACTTTCAAATAGTTCACGACAATGACC CCGACTACATTGTCATGCAGTTCGGTCGAGTGGCTGAAGACATCTTCACGCTGGACTACAACTATCCCATGTGCGCTCTTCAGGCCTTTGCCATCGGCCTGTCGAGCTTTGACAGCAAGTTGGCCTGTGAGTAG
- the tulp3 gene encoding tubby-related protein 3 isoform X4, producing MQQKLEKQRALLEQKQRRKRQEPLMVQPNTEARPRRSRTRRGEEQAPLVESHLSVTNDVIMDGIDGPAAFLGSDTPDLGMKIQILSVSQSRPQSPKSHCKPQSQPQSPAADESERDGDTETLLEPKTNIHEMLQKQGLCGSMNFDEVSEHEEDVEEERTRSQSSHTDTTRPASAASGKDIPEVVIPGSPTAESLLADIANLEEFVLRPAPQGVTVKCRISRDKKGMDRGLYPTYFMHMEREDGKRVFLLAGRKRKKSKTSNYLISVDATDLSREGESFIGKLRSNLMGTKFTVYNRGTNPCKNPGTLLEESDTRQELAAICYETNVLGFKGPRKMTVIIPSMSMNFERVPVRPPNDQESLLNRWQNHSLENLIELHNKAPVWNDDTQSYVLNFHGRVTQASVKNFQIVHDNDPDYIVMQFGRVAEDIFTLDYNYPMCALQAFAIGLSSFDSKLACE from the exons AGAGCACTGCTGGAacagaagcagaggaggaaacGTCAGGAACCCCTGATGGTCCAACCCAACACAGAGGCTCGGCCCCGCCGATCCAGGACACGACGTGGTGAGGAACAGGCCCCACTGGTGGAGTCTCATCTCAGCGTCACCAACGATGTCATCATGGATG GTATTGATGGCCCAGCTGCTTTCCTGGGCTCAGACACCCCTGATCTGGGAATGAAAATCCAAATCCTGTCAGTGAGCCAATCCCGGCCTCAGTCCCCCAAGTCTCATTGCAAGCCTCAGTCTCAGCCCCAGTCGCCCGCTGCCGATGAGAGCGAGAGAGACGGAGACACAGAGACCCTGCTCGAGCCCAAGACAAACATCCACGAGATGTTGCAGAAACAAG GTCTGTGTGGAAGTATGAACTTTGATGAAGTCAGTGAGCACGAGGAAGATGTGGAGGAAGAACGGACACGCTCTCAGTCctctcacacagacacaaccaggCCTGCTTCAGCTGCTAGTGGCAAGGACATTCCA GAGGTGGTTATCCCTGGATCACCCACAGCAGAAAGCCTACTAGCAGATATTGCTAATCTGGAGGAGTTTGTGTTGCGCCCTGCACCCCAAGGTGTCACTGTGAAATGTCGCATCAGCCGAGATAAGAAGGGGATGGACCGCGGCCTCTACCCCACCTACTTCATGCATATGGAAAGAGAGGATGGCAAGAGG GTGTTCTTGCTGGcaggaagaaagagaaagaagagtAAAACCTCCAACTACCTTATTTCAGTGGATGCCACCGATCTGTCGAGGGAGGGAGAGAGCTTTATAGGTAAACTAAG GTCCAACCTCATGGGCACCAAATTCACAGTGTACAACCGTGGCACCAATCCCTGCAAAAATCCTGGGACTCTGCTGGAAGAAAGCGACACACGGCAGGAGCTGGCTGCCATCTGCTAT GAAACCAACGTGCTGGGGTTTAAAGGACCACGTAAAATGACTGTAATCATCCCCAGCATGAGCATGAACTTTGAGAGAGTCCCTGTAAGGCCTCCAAAT GATCAGGAGAGCCTCCTGAACAGGTGGCAGAATCACTCACTGGAGAACCTGATTGAGCTGCACAACAAGGCCCCGGTGTGGAACGACGACACCCAGTCCTACGTGCTGAATTTCCACGGCCGCGTAACACAAGCGTCTGTGAAAAACTTTCAAATAGTTCACGACAATGACC CCGACTACATTGTCATGCAGTTCGGTCGAGTGGCTGAAGACATCTTCACGCTGGACTACAACTATCCCATGTGCGCTCTTCAGGCCTTTGCCATCGGCCTGTCGAGCTTTGACAGCAAGTTGGCCTGTGAGTAG
- the tulp3 gene encoding tubby-related protein 3 isoform X5 — MITMERRALLEQKQRRKRQEPLMVQPNTEARPRRSRTRRGEEQAPLVESHLSVTNDVIMDGIDGPAAFLGSDTPDLGMKIQILSVSQSRPQSPKSHCKPQSQPQSPAADESERDGDTETLLEPKTNIHEMLQKQGLCGSMNFDEVSEHEEDVEEERTRSQSSHTDTTRPASAASGKDIPEVVIPGSPTAESLLADIANLEEFVLRPAPQGVTVKCRISRDKKGMDRGLYPTYFMHMEREDGKRVFLLAGRKRKKSKTSNYLISVDATDLSREGESFIGKLRSNLMGTKFTVYNRGTNPCKNPGTLLEESDTRQELAAICYETNVLGFKGPRKMTVIIPSMSMNFERVPVRPPNDQESLLNRWQNHSLENLIELHNKAPVWNDDTQSYVLNFHGRVTQASVKNFQIVHDNDPDYIVMQFGRVAEDIFTLDYNYPMCALQAFAIGLSSFDSKLACE; from the exons ATGATTACCATGGAACGG AGAGCACTGCTGGAacagaagcagaggaggaaacGTCAGGAACCCCTGATGGTCCAACCCAACACAGAGGCTCGGCCCCGCCGATCCAGGACACGACGTGGTGAGGAACAGGCCCCACTGGTGGAGTCTCATCTCAGCGTCACCAACGATGTCATCATGGATG GTATTGATGGCCCAGCTGCTTTCCTGGGCTCAGACACCCCTGATCTGGGAATGAAAATCCAAATCCTGTCAGTGAGCCAATCCCGGCCTCAGTCCCCCAAGTCTCATTGCAAGCCTCAGTCTCAGCCCCAGTCGCCCGCTGCCGATGAGAGCGAGAGAGACGGAGACACAGAGACCCTGCTCGAGCCCAAGACAAACATCCACGAGATGTTGCAGAAACAAG GTCTGTGTGGAAGTATGAACTTTGATGAAGTCAGTGAGCACGAGGAAGATGTGGAGGAAGAACGGACACGCTCTCAGTCctctcacacagacacaaccaggCCTGCTTCAGCTGCTAGTGGCAAGGACATTCCA GAGGTGGTTATCCCTGGATCACCCACAGCAGAAAGCCTACTAGCAGATATTGCTAATCTGGAGGAGTTTGTGTTGCGCCCTGCACCCCAAGGTGTCACTGTGAAATGTCGCATCAGCCGAGATAAGAAGGGGATGGACCGCGGCCTCTACCCCACCTACTTCATGCATATGGAAAGAGAGGATGGCAAGAGG GTGTTCTTGCTGGcaggaagaaagagaaagaagagtAAAACCTCCAACTACCTTATTTCAGTGGATGCCACCGATCTGTCGAGGGAGGGAGAGAGCTTTATAGGTAAACTAAG GTCCAACCTCATGGGCACCAAATTCACAGTGTACAACCGTGGCACCAATCCCTGCAAAAATCCTGGGACTCTGCTGGAAGAAAGCGACACACGGCAGGAGCTGGCTGCCATCTGCTAT GAAACCAACGTGCTGGGGTTTAAAGGACCACGTAAAATGACTGTAATCATCCCCAGCATGAGCATGAACTTTGAGAGAGTCCCTGTAAGGCCTCCAAAT GATCAGGAGAGCCTCCTGAACAGGTGGCAGAATCACTCACTGGAGAACCTGATTGAGCTGCACAACAAGGCCCCGGTGTGGAACGACGACACCCAGTCCTACGTGCTGAATTTCCACGGCCGCGTAACACAAGCGTCTGTGAAAAACTTTCAAATAGTTCACGACAATGACC CCGACTACATTGTCATGCAGTTCGGTCGAGTGGCTGAAGACATCTTCACGCTGGACTACAACTATCCCATGTGCGCTCTTCAGGCCTTTGCCATCGGCCTGTCGAGCTTTGACAGCAAGTTGGCCTGTGAGTAG